Proteins encoded within one genomic window of Bacteroides sedimenti:
- a CDS encoding NADP-specific glutamate dehydrogenase translates to MDASKVLDDLKRRFPNEPEYHQAVEEVLSTIEDEYNKHPEFDKANLIERLCIPDRVFQFRVTWMDDKGNIQTNMGYRVQHNNAIGPYKGGIRFHSSVNLSILKFLAFEQTFKNSLTTLPMGGGKGGSDFSPRGKSNAEVMRFVQSFMLELWRHIGPDTDVPAGDIGVGGREVGFMFGMYKKLAKEFTGTFTGKGLEFGGSLIRPEATGYGNIYFLMEMLKTKGTDLNGKVCTVSGSGNVAQYTIEKVLELGGKVVTCSDSDGYIYDPDGIDREKLDYIMELKNLYRGRIREYAEKYGCKYVEGAKPWGEKCDIALPSATQNELNGDHARTLVANGCIAVSEGANMPSTPEAVKVFQDAKILYAPGKAANAGGVSVSGLEMTQNSIRLNWSKEEVDDKLKSIMQSIHSACVEYGTDADGYVNYVKGANVAGFMKVAKAMMAQGIV, encoded by the coding sequence ATGGACGCAAGTAAGGTATTAGACGATCTGAAAAGAAGGTTCCCTAACGAACCAGAGTATCACCAGGCAGTAGAAGAAGTACTTTCTACCATCGAAGATGAGTACAACAAACATCCTGAATTTGACAAAGCCAACCTAATTGAACGTCTCTGTATTCCAGACAGAGTATTCCAGTTCAGAGTAACATGGATGGACGATAAAGGTAATATCCAGACAAACATGGGTTACCGCGTTCAGCACAACAATGCAATTGGCCCGTATAAAGGTGGTATCCGTTTCCATAGTTCGGTAAACCTTTCAATTCTTAAGTTCCTGGCATTTGAACAGACATTCAAAAACTCTCTGACAACATTGCCAATGGGTGGTGGTAAAGGTGGATCTGACTTCTCTCCTCGTGGAAAGTCAAATGCTGAAGTTATGCGTTTTGTACAATCATTCATGCTGGAATTGTGGCGCCATATTGGTCCTGACACAGACGTTCCTGCAGGTGATATCGGTGTTGGTGGCCGTGAAGTTGGTTTCATGTTCGGTATGTACAAGAAGCTTGCTAAAGAATTTACAGGAACCTTTACCGGTAAAGGTCTTGAGTTCGGAGGTTCTTTGATTCGCCCTGAAGCAACAGGTTACGGTAACATCTACTTCCTGATGGAAATGCTGAAGACTAAAGGCACTGACCTGAATGGTAAAGTATGTACAGTTTCCGGTTCAGGTAACGTTGCTCAATACACTATCGAAAAAGTTCTTGAATTAGGTGGTAAAGTTGTGACTTGCTCTGATTCTGATGGATACATATATGATCCAGACGGAATCGACCGCGAAAAACTTGACTACATCATGGAACTTAAGAACCTTTACAGAGGTCGTATCCGTGAATATGCAGAAAAATATGGCTGCAAATATGTAGAAGGAGCTAAACCATGGGGTGAAAAATGCGACATCGCTCTTCCTTCTGCAACTCAGAATGAATTGAATGGCGACCACGCCCGTACATTGGTAGCAAACGGATGTATTGCTGTTAGTGAAGGTGCTAACATGCCTAGCACTCCAGAAGCAGTTAAAGTATTCCAGGATGCTAAGATTCTTTACGCTCCGGGTAAAGCTGCAAATGCCGGTGGTGTATCAGTATCAGGTCTTGAAATGACTCAGAACTCAATCAGATTAAACTGGTCAAAAGAAGAAGTTGACGATAAACTGAAGAGCATCATGCAAAGCATCCACTCAGCTTGCGTTGAGTATGGAACAGATGCTGATGGATATGTAAACTACGTGAAAGGTGCAAACGTTGCAGGTTTCATGAAAGTTGCAAAAGCAATGATGGCACAAGGAATTGTGTAA
- a CDS encoding NADP-dependent malic enzyme — MAKITKEAALLYHSQGKPGKIEVIPTKPYSTQTDLSLAYSPGVAEPCLEIEREPQTAYDYTAKGNLVAVISNGTAVLGLGDIGAMAGKPVMEGKGLLFKIYAGIDVFDIEVNEKDPEKFIEAVKAIAPTFGGINLEDIKAPECFEIETRLKAELDIPVMHDDQHGTAIISSAGLVNALEVAGKKIEEVKIVVNGAGASANSCTKLYIALGARKENIVMLDSKGVISTSRTDLNESKKFFATSRTDIHTLAEAVKDADVFLGLSKGNVLSQDMVRSMAKDPIVFALANPVPEISYEDAMSSRPDVLMATGRSDYPNQINNVIGFPYIFRGALDTRACAINEEMKLAAVKAIAGLAKQPVPDVVNKAYNVSSLTFGPEYFIPKPVDPRLITEVSMAVAKAAMESGVARKPIEDWDAYKKRLRELMGYESQLTSQLYDMARSNPKKVVFAEGGHPNMLRAAVEAKNEGICHPILLGNEERIEKTAKELDLNLDGIEIVNLRHDRETERRDRYAQILTEKRAREGANYDEATDKMFERNYFGMMMVETGEADAFITGLYTKYTNTIKVAKEVIGIKEGYNHFGTMHILNSKKGTYFLADTLINRHPDTETLTDIAKLAAETVRFFNQTPVMAMLSYSNFGSDPAGSPAKVHEAVRKMQDAYPDLAIDGEMQVNFALNKALRDAKYPFTKLFGKDVNTLIFPNLSSANSGYKLIQSMCDTELIGPIQMGLNKPIHFTDSESSVRDIVNITAVAVIDAIVAANGKER; from the coding sequence ATGGCTAAAATAACAAAAGAAGCGGCTCTACTCTATCACTCACAGGGTAAGCCCGGAAAAATCGAGGTAATTCCTACCAAACCCTACAGTACACAAACTGACTTATCTTTAGCTTACTCTCCCGGAGTGGCAGAACCTTGTCTAGAAATTGAAAGAGAACCACAGACAGCTTACGATTATACTGCAAAAGGAAATCTGGTTGCAGTAATCTCTAATGGTACAGCTGTACTAGGTCTTGGAGATATCGGTGCTATGGCTGGAAAGCCCGTAATGGAAGGTAAAGGATTACTTTTCAAAATTTATGCAGGAATTGATGTTTTTGATATTGAAGTAAACGAGAAAGATCCCGAAAAGTTTATCGAAGCAGTGAAAGCTATTGCTCCGACTTTCGGAGGTATCAACCTTGAAGATATCAAAGCTCCTGAGTGCTTCGAAATTGAAACTCGTTTAAAAGCAGAACTAGACATTCCAGTAATGCATGATGACCAACACGGAACTGCAATCATTTCGAGTGCAGGTTTGGTAAATGCACTCGAAGTGGCTGGAAAGAAGATTGAAGAGGTAAAAATCGTTGTGAACGGAGCCGGTGCTTCTGCCAACTCCTGCACCAAATTATACATTGCACTTGGAGCACGCAAAGAAAACATTGTGATGCTTGATAGTAAAGGTGTAATATCAACTTCGCGTACTGACCTGAACGAATCTAAAAAGTTCTTTGCAACTTCTCGTACAGACATTCACACTTTGGCCGAAGCAGTTAAAGATGCTGATGTATTCCTTGGTTTATCAAAAGGTAATGTGCTTTCACAGGATATGGTCCGTTCAATGGCAAAAGACCCAATTGTATTTGCTCTTGCAAATCCAGTTCCTGAAATATCATACGAAGATGCAATGTCATCACGCCCTGATGTATTAATGGCAACCGGACGTTCAGATTATCCTAACCAGATTAACAACGTTATCGGTTTCCCATATATTTTCCGCGGTGCTCTTGACACACGTGCATGCGCCATCAACGAAGAGATGAAGCTTGCTGCAGTAAAAGCAATTGCCGGATTAGCCAAACAACCAGTTCCGGATGTTGTAAACAAAGCTTATAATGTAAGTAGCCTTACATTCGGACCAGAATACTTTATTCCGAAACCAGTTGACCCACGTTTGATCACTGAAGTATCAATGGCAGTGGCAAAAGCTGCTATGGAATCAGGAGTTGCCCGCAAACCAATTGAAGACTGGGATGCATACAAGAAACGTCTCCGCGAACTGATGGGATACGAATCTCAGCTAACTAGTCAGTTGTATGACATGGCACGCAGCAATCCTAAAAAGGTAGTGTTTGCAGAAGGCGGACATCCTAATATGTTGAGAGCAGCTGTAGAAGCAAAGAATGAAGGTATCTGTCATCCTATATTATTAGGTAACGAAGAACGTATCGAAAAGACAGCAAAAGAGCTTGATCTGAATCTGGACGGTATTGAAATCGTAAACCTTCGTCATGACCGTGAAACAGAACGTCGCGATCGTTATGCACAAATCCTGACTGAAAAACGTGCTCGTGAAGGTGCCAACTACGATGAAGCAACCGATAAGATGTTCGAACGTAACTACTTTGGTATGATGATGGTAGAAACAGGCGAAGCTGATGCTTTCATCACCGGTCTCTACACAAAATACACCAACACCATTAAGGTTGCTAAAGAAGTTATCGGAATAAAAGAAGGATATAACCATTTCGGTACAATGCACATCCTGAATTCAAAGAAAGGAACATATTTCCTTGCAGATACATTGATCAACCGTCACCCGGACACAGAAACATTGACTGATATTGCCAAACTGGCTGCTGAAACCGTTCGTTTCTTCAATCAGACACCGGTAATGGCAATGCTTTCTTATTCAAACTTCGGTTCTGACCCTGCAGGAAGTCCGGCCAAAGTACATGAAGCTGTAAGAAAGATGCAGGATGCCTATCCAGATCTGGCTATTGACGGTGAAATGCAGGTAAACTTTGCATTGAACAAAGCACTTCGTGATGCTAAATATCCATTCACCAAGCTGTTTGGAAAGGATGTAAATACATTGATATTCCCTAATCTTAGCTCTGCCAACTCTGGTTATAAGCTAATTCAGTCTATGTGCGATACAGAACTGATTGGCCCTATCCAAATGGGTCTAAATAAACCTATTCACTTTACAGATAGCGAAAGCTCTGTTCGCGACATTGTAAACATTACAGCTGTTGCTGTGATTGATGCTATTGTTGCTGCGAACGGAAAAGAACGTTAA
- a CDS encoding acyl-CoA thioesterase, with the protein MERLIFKHTVPIQLRFNDFDALGHVNNSVYFSFYDLGKTFYFKEVVPGIISSNEVGVVIANIQVSFLLSVYPNENVAVQTAVTEIGNKSFKLLQQLIDVDTNEVKSICQTVMVGFDAKTKTTRPISEEWRKAITEFEDRGDLSKAV; encoded by the coding sequence ATGGAAAGATTGATATTTAAACATACGGTTCCTATTCAACTTCGATTTAATGATTTTGATGCGTTGGGGCATGTTAATAACTCGGTATATTTCTCCTTCTACGATCTGGGAAAAACATTTTATTTTAAAGAAGTAGTTCCTGGCATTATTTCAAGCAATGAAGTAGGAGTGGTTATTGCAAACATTCAGGTAAGTTTCTTGTTATCGGTTTATCCGAATGAGAACGTTGCTGTGCAGACTGCAGTTACCGAAATAGGAAATAAAAGCTTTAAATTGCTTCAGCAACTGATTGACGTTGATACGAACGAAGTTAAATCAATTTGCCAGACGGTAATGGTTGGTTTTGATGCTAAAACAAAAACGACCCGACCGATTTCTGAAGAATGGAGAAAAGCCATAACAGAATTTGAGGATAGGGGAGATCTGAGCAAAGCGGTTTAA
- a CDS encoding MalY/PatB family protein codes for MKYNFDEVIDRAGTDALKVDAVKPRWGRDDLLPLWVADMDFRTAPFILDAIRQRCENGILGYTCKPVSYYHAIEKWLLNRFDWSVSKEQISFTPGIVPGIAFVLNCFTKPGDKVLVQTPVYHPFFLVTEHNNREVVYNPLVLENGQYRMNLEHFKEVIKGCKLFILCNPHNPGGRVWSKEELSAIAEICYDNGTLVLSDEIHADLTLPGFKHTPFAKVSEKARLNSIVFMSPSKAFNMPGLSSSYCIIENNEIRKKFHNYLSASELSEGHVFAFISVAAAYEQGTDWLNQLLDYIQKNIDYVDNYLQKNMPRIKIIRPQASYLIFLDCQELGLSQPELVDFFVDKAHLALNDGAMFGKEGTGFMRLNAGCPRSILQKALGQLETAYKEQFGK; via the coding sequence ATGAAATATAACTTTGATGAGGTAATAGATCGTGCAGGAACCGATGCTCTGAAAGTAGATGCAGTAAAGCCAAGATGGGGAAGGGACGACTTACTGCCACTTTGGGTCGCAGATATGGATTTCCGAACTGCGCCATTTATCCTGGATGCTATCAGACAAAGATGTGAAAACGGAATTTTGGGATATACATGTAAGCCGGTATCATATTACCACGCTATTGAAAAATGGCTTTTAAACAGATTCGACTGGAGCGTCTCAAAAGAGCAAATAAGTTTTACCCCTGGAATTGTGCCGGGCATTGCATTTGTGCTGAATTGCTTTACCAAACCCGGAGATAAAGTCCTGGTACAGACACCGGTTTATCATCCTTTCTTCCTGGTGACAGAACATAATAACCGAGAGGTGGTTTACAATCCATTGGTACTGGAAAATGGGCAATATCGCATGAATCTGGAACACTTCAAAGAGGTAATCAAAGGTTGTAAGTTATTTATTCTTTGCAATCCTCATAATCCGGGAGGAAGAGTATGGAGTAAAGAGGAGCTGTCTGCAATAGCCGAAATTTGTTACGATAACGGGACTTTGGTTCTCTCTGATGAGATTCACGCCGACCTCACTTTACCAGGTTTTAAACATACTCCTTTTGCCAAAGTTTCGGAAAAAGCTCGTTTGAACTCCATTGTCTTCATGTCACCCAGCAAAGCATTCAACATGCCGGGACTATCGAGCTCATATTGCATCATTGAAAATAACGAGATAAGAAAAAAGTTTCATAATTATCTAAGTGCCAGCGAACTTTCGGAAGGACATGTATTTGCCTTTATCTCTGTGGCCGCCGCCTACGAACAGGGAACAGATTGGCTGAATCAGCTCCTTGATTACATACAGAAAAACATTGATTATGTAGATAACTATTTACAGAAAAATATGCCGCGTATAAAAATAATACGCCCTCAAGCTTCATATCTCATTTTCCTGGATTGCCAGGAATTAGGATTAAGTCAGCCTGAATTAGTAGATTTCTTTGTAGACAAGGCTCATCTGGCTTTAAACGACGGAGCAATGTTTGGTAAAGAGGGAACTGGATTTATGCGTTTGAATGCAGGCTGCCCACGTTCGATTCTCCAGAAAGCACTCGGCCAGTTGGAAACAGCCTACAAAGAACAATTTGGGAAATAA
- a CDS encoding DUF1848 domain-containing protein, producing the protein MRVWHDKIKITTDNGEQVEALAPVIISASRSTDIPAWYADWFFNRLKKGYLKWHNPFNQKPVYVSFKKCKVIVFWTKNPKPILPYLHELDKQNIHYYFQFTLNDYQQDRFEPNLPSLQERIYTFKELSLLIGKERVIWRFDPIIITSQITPEVLLKRIRNIGVQLKGYTEKLVISFVDINTYRTVQTKLIQETTDFTKESIGNAEPAEKQMNIIGEGLAKLRRIWKEGGWELSIATCAEAIDLSKYGIEHNSCIDKKLIARIFQSDLELMYFLATGKLPDTKEMFPPELPQSPINLKDKGQRKACGCILSKDIGMYNTCPHHCVYCYANKSRDLVERNFHAHQSGSECTICMSNSIKIK; encoded by the coding sequence ATGAGAGTTTGGCATGATAAAATAAAGATTACAACTGATAACGGTGAACAGGTGGAAGCACTTGCTCCCGTTATCATCTCAGCCAGCAGATCGACTGATATCCCTGCCTGGTATGCCGATTGGTTCTTTAACCGTCTGAAAAAAGGTTATCTTAAATGGCACAACCCTTTTAACCAGAAACCTGTATATGTCTCATTCAAAAAATGCAAAGTTATAGTCTTCTGGACAAAAAATCCGAAACCCATTCTCCCCTATCTACATGAGCTGGATAAGCAAAACATTCATTATTATTTCCAATTCACCTTAAACGACTACCAACAAGACAGATTCGAGCCCAATTTACCCTCATTGCAGGAACGTATTTATACATTCAAAGAATTATCATTATTGATAGGCAAAGAGAGAGTAATCTGGCGGTTCGACCCAATAATTATCACTTCACAAATTACTCCGGAAGTACTCTTGAAGAGAATCCGTAATATTGGGGTTCAGCTGAAAGGTTATACCGAAAAATTGGTAATCAGTTTTGTGGATATAAATACTTACCGCACCGTTCAGACAAAGTTGATTCAAGAAACAACAGACTTCACTAAAGAAAGTATTGGTAATGCTGAACCAGCAGAAAAACAAATGAATATTATTGGTGAAGGATTAGCCAAACTTCGTCGAATCTGGAAAGAAGGTGGCTGGGAACTTTCAATAGCGACATGTGCAGAAGCCATCGACCTTAGTAAATATGGAATAGAGCATAACAGTTGCATTGATAAAAAGCTAATAGCACGAATATTTCAATCTGACCTTGAGTTAATGTATTTTCTGGCAACAGGTAAACTTCCCGATACCAAAGAGATGTTTCCTCCTGAATTGCCACAAAGTCCAATCAATCTGAAAGACAAAGGACAGCGTAAAGCTTGCGGATGCATCTTAAGCAAAGATATCGGGATGTACAATACCTGCCCGCATCATTGTGTTTATTGCTATGCGAACAAATCCAGAGATTTGGTTGAACGGAACTTTCATGCCCACCAGTCAGGAAGTGAATGCACTATTTGTATGAGCAATTCTATCAAAATTAAATAA
- a CDS encoding glycoside hydrolase family 3 N-terminal domain-containing protein: MTKYLIIICSVLLISFRLQGQPVYKNAKAPVEERISNLLSLMTLNEKIGQLCCPLGWEMYLKTDKGVVPAEKFKNLMNNRPIGSFWATLRADPWTQKTLITGLSPKQSAEAINSLQKYAMEKTRLGIPILFAEECAHGHMAIGTTVFPTSIGQASTWNVDLIEEMGRVIAQECWSMGGNIGYGPILDVAREPRWSRMEETFGEDPVLTGILGSAFVQGLQVKDNAGKYKFYSTLKHFAGYGIPLGGHNGNPAQIGMHQLFSEMLPPFKMAVKAGAKTVMTSYNSIDGVPSTSNRYLLKDILRKQWGFNGFVFSDLGSIEGVRGHRIVANVKEAAAASLKAGTDVDLGGNAYGKNLENALQEKLISLADIDSAVSHVLRLKYEAGLFENPYVKPTDAAKLVRCENNKTVALKVARESIVLLKNDNILPLEKSIKSIAVIGPNADNIYNQLGDYTAPQERDNIKTVLDGIKESVSAKTKINYAKGCAIRDTTQSDIPAAVKAANQSDAIVLVLGGSSARDFSTEFKETGAATVSAQKEKLLSDMESGEGYDRSSLDLLGDQEKLLQAMLKTGKQLVVIYIQGRPLNMNTAAEKANALLTAWYPGQEGGKAIAEVLFGDYNPAGRLPVSIPRSVGQLPVYYSLGKQNEYVEGTSSPLYSFGYGLSYTTFEYSGMKCKKTGKDSFIISCEIKNKGNREGDEVVQLYLKDDVSSIITPEIMLKKFKRIHLDKGETRKIEFELTKEDLSLYNQQMEFVAEPGTFTVMLGAASNDIRLKDKIELK; the protein is encoded by the coding sequence ATGACCAAGTATCTCATTATAATTTGTTCTGTACTGTTGATATCTTTTCGGCTTCAAGGACAACCTGTATATAAAAATGCGAAAGCGCCTGTTGAAGAGAGAATAAGCAACCTACTTTCATTAATGACGCTGAACGAAAAAATTGGTCAGCTATGTTGTCCTCTTGGTTGGGAAATGTATTTAAAAACGGATAAAGGTGTTGTTCCAGCAGAAAAATTTAAAAATCTGATGAACAACCGTCCTATTGGTTCTTTCTGGGCAACATTAAGAGCCGATCCATGGACTCAAAAAACGTTGATAACAGGCCTTTCTCCAAAACAATCAGCAGAAGCCATTAATTCACTTCAAAAATACGCAATGGAAAAGACCCGACTGGGTATCCCGATTCTATTTGCTGAAGAATGCGCTCACGGACATATGGCCATCGGCACAACCGTTTTCCCCACTTCCATAGGACAAGCCAGCACCTGGAATGTAGATTTGATAGAAGAGATGGGAAGGGTTATTGCGCAGGAATGTTGGTCGATGGGAGGAAATATCGGCTATGGGCCAATACTTGATGTAGCTCGTGAACCTCGATGGTCAAGGATGGAAGAGACTTTCGGAGAAGATCCTGTCTTGACCGGAATACTTGGAAGTGCATTTGTACAGGGATTGCAAGTGAAGGACAATGCAGGAAAATATAAATTCTATTCTACATTAAAGCATTTTGCCGGATATGGCATCCCGTTAGGTGGACATAATGGTAACCCTGCTCAGATTGGAATGCATCAGCTATTTTCTGAAATGCTGCCTCCTTTCAAGATGGCAGTAAAGGCTGGTGCAAAAACCGTGATGACATCTTATAATTCTATTGACGGAGTTCCTAGCACCTCGAACCGTTATCTATTGAAAGATATTCTCAGAAAACAGTGGGGATTCAATGGATTTGTATTTTCTGACCTCGGTAGTATTGAAGGAGTGCGGGGACACCGAATAGTTGCCAATGTAAAAGAAGCGGCAGCAGCCTCTCTTAAAGCTGGCACCGATGTCGATTTAGGGGGCAATGCTTATGGTAAAAACCTTGAAAATGCACTACAGGAGAAGTTAATTTCTCTTGCTGATATTGACAGTGCTGTTAGTCATGTATTGAGATTAAAGTATGAAGCAGGCCTTTTTGAAAACCCATATGTCAAGCCAACTGATGCAGCAAAGCTGGTTCGGTGTGAAAATAACAAGACTGTTGCATTAAAAGTAGCCAGAGAAAGCATTGTTCTTCTAAAGAACGATAATATTCTTCCATTAGAGAAGTCCATCAAAAGTATAGCGGTAATTGGTCCGAATGCTGATAATATCTATAATCAGCTTGGCGATTATACAGCACCTCAAGAAAGAGATAATATCAAAACAGTACTAGATGGAATTAAGGAATCTGTATCAGCCAAAACGAAGATAAATTATGCCAAAGGCTGCGCTATACGGGATACCACTCAAAGTGATATACCAGCAGCTGTAAAGGCGGCAAATCAGTCCGACGCAATTGTGTTAGTACTCGGAGGATCTAGTGCTCGCGATTTTTCTACAGAATTCAAAGAGACTGGAGCTGCAACCGTTTCCGCTCAGAAAGAGAAACTCCTTTCAGATATGGAATCAGGCGAAGGATACGACCGTTCATCGCTTGATTTACTAGGCGATCAGGAAAAACTTCTTCAGGCTATGCTGAAAACAGGGAAACAATTGGTTGTTATTTATATACAGGGCAGACCGCTCAATATGAATACTGCTGCAGAGAAAGCAAATGCTCTGCTTACAGCATGGTATCCTGGACAAGAAGGAGGAAAAGCCATCGCAGAAGTTCTGTTCGGAGATTATAACCCGGCAGGCCGACTACCGGTTTCTATCCCAAGATCAGTGGGACAACTGCCTGTATACTATTCACTTGGGAAACAGAATGAATATGTTGAAGGAACAAGCTCACCACTTTACAGTTTCGGATATGGACTTAGCTATACTACATTTGAGTATTCGGGCATGAAGTGCAAAAAAACAGGAAAGGATAGCTTTATAATCTCCTGTGAGATTAAAAACAAAGGGAATCGTGAAGGAGATGAGGTGGTACAGCTTTACCTCAAAGACGACGTTAGTTCAATAATCACTCCGGAAATTATGCTGAAAAAATTCAAACGGATTCATCTGGATAAAGGAGAAACCCGGAAAATTGAATTTGAGCTGACCAAGGAAGATCTTTCTCTGTATAACCAGCAAATGGAGTTTGTTGCAGAACCAGGAACCTTCACTGTAATGCTTGGAGCAGCCAGCAACGACATCAGGCTAAAGGATAAGATTGAACTGAAATAG